The following are encoded in a window of Manihot esculenta cultivar AM560-2 chromosome 8, M.esculenta_v8, whole genome shotgun sequence genomic DNA:
- the LOC110621697 gene encoding probable glutathione S-transferase, translating into MENQEVILLSAWFSPYALRVQWALKLKGIPFQIVEEDLRKKSHLLLKHNPVNQKIPVLLHQGKAIVDSLSIIEYIDETWNHSPLLMPQDPYDKAMARFWADFIEQKLHKAIRRAKVFKGEKKEREVKQAKEALKILDEMVKGKEFFGGDSVGFLDIALGWITLTLGVFEELACVTVFDSEKYTHLHKWMIKFVELQLIKETLPPKDKLLSVLQSYGHTSLAPLSTKSFNLIKLLIE; encoded by the exons ATGGAGAATCAAGAGGTGATATTGCTGAGTGCATGGTTCAGCCCATATGCTCTCAGAGTTCAATGGGCTCTGAAGCTGAAGGGAATCCCATTTCAAATTGTGGAAGAAGATCTACGTAAGAAGAGTCATCTTCTTCTGAAGCACAACCCTGTGAACCAGAAAATTCCTGTGCTTCTTCATCAGGGAAAAGCCATTGTTGATTCATTAAGCATAATTGAGTATATTGATGAGACTTGGAATCATAGTCCTTTGTTAATGCCTCAGGATCCTTATGACAAAGCCATGGCTCGCTTCTGGGCTGATTTCATTGAACAAAAg CTGCACAAAGCTATAAGGAGAGCAAAAGTGTTCAaaggagagaagaaagaaagagaagtgAAGCAAGCAAAAGAAGCATTAAAAATTCTTGATGAGATGGTGAAGGGAAAGGAGTTCTTTGGAGGAGACTCAGTTGGATTCCTAGACATAGCATTAGGGTGGATCACATTGACCCTTGGAGTTTTTGAAGAACTTGCTTGTGTTACAGTATTTGACTCTGAAAAATACACTCATCTTCACAAATGGATGATTAAATTTGTGGAGCTGCAACTCATCAAGGAGACTCTTCCACCAAAGGACAAGTTGCTAAGTGTTCTTCAAAGCTATGGCCACACTTCACTTGCTCCACTTTCCACAAAAtcatttaatctaattaaattgttAATTGAATAA